The genomic region CTCATTTTTTTTCAATTTGTCTGCTTTGGTGAGTATGACGCAAAAAGGAATATCAAAATGCGTTAAATATTCGAACATTTCTTCGTCTTGAACTGTGGGCATGTGCCTAGCATCTAATAAAAATAGTAAAACGCGCTCTTGTCTTAATGCAAAAAATGCATCCACAAGCACTTTAAAGTCCTGTTTTTCTTTTTTGGGTCCCTTGGCAAAACCATATCCTGGAAGATCGACCAAAAAAAACCTGCTTTCTACTCCATAAAAGTTCAAGCTTCTGGTTTTTCCAGGAATTTGGCTTGTTTTGGCAAGATGGGTTTCAGATAGGTGGTTGATCAAAGACGATTTTCCCACATTGGATTTGCCACAAATCACAATTTGGGGCGCATGCATTTTTGGAAAGTCCTCTGTGTTAAAACAAGAACGAAAAAAAACAAGCTGTCTAAGTGGATTTTTCATACATAATCCTTCGAGTGTTTTGTGTTTCGTGCTCAATAAACACATCGATCCTTTTTTGTGGTAATTCTACAAGCCTTTCTGGCCACTCAATCAAACACAAATGCGTGTC from Chlamydiota bacterium harbors:
- the engB gene encoding putative GTP-binding protein EngB, with the translated sequence MKNPLRQLVFFRSCFNTEDFPKMHAPQIVICGKSNVGKSSLINHLSETHLAKTSQIPGKTRSLNFYGVESRFFLVDLPGYGFAKGPKKEKQDFKVLVDAFFALRQERVLLFLLDARHMPTVQDEEMFEYLTHFDIPFCVILTKADKLKKNERDRAKKNIEEFFGLKSEPILYSVKEKFGKEALLARLKEFGIFE